The Magnolia sinica isolate HGM2019 chromosome 10, MsV1, whole genome shotgun sequence genome includes a window with the following:
- the LOC131257624 gene encoding protein STRICTOSIDINE SYNTHASE-LIKE 10-like gives MLAIFFIFFFPSLSLSLLSDIIIEPKSFQQLDLGGLAGPESIAFDPLNHDPYTGVSDGRVLKWQGAARGWIEFAVTSPRRNEECNGHDNPWLEDMCGRPLGMQFSKATGDLYIADAYYGLFVVRPTGGLANQLASGAQGIPFRFTNGLDIDQATGIVYFTDSSMIFPRRDNTLVIISGDRTGRLLKYDPRSKEVTVLLEGLAFPNGVSISNDSTFLLIVETTTQRILRFWLQGSKAGALEVFAQLSGYPDNIKRNLRGEFWVAIAIGSESINDVIGICFNENGEITEVLNDNFGMITSPLSEVEENNGSLWLGSVVAPDVGIYRL, from the exons ATGCTTGCCAtcttttttatcttcttttttccttctctctccctctctctcctttcagATATCATTATCGAGCCTAAAAGCTTCCAACAACTCGATCTAGGCGGTCTGGCTGGGCCAGAGAGCATAGCCTTTGATCCATTGAATCATGATCCTTATACGGGTGTCTCAGACGGTCGAGTTCTTAAATGGCAAGGCGCGGCCCGCGGCTGGATTGAGTTTGCGGTCACTTCACCACGCAG GAACGAGGAGTGTAACGGCCATGATAATCCTTGGTTAGAAGACATGTGTGGTAGGCCACTGGGCATGCAATTCAGTAAGGCCACCGGCGATTTGTACATTGCGGATGCCTATTATGGGCTctttgtggtgaggcccaccggAGGATTGGCCAACCAGCTAGCCAGTGGGGCCCAAGGGATCCCCTTTCGCTTTACCAACGGTCTGGATATTGACCAGGCAACCGGGATTGTTTATTTCACAGACTCTAGCATGATATTCCCAAGGAG GGATAACACATTGGTCATTATAAGCGGCGATCGGACAGGAAGATTGTTGAAATACGATCCACGGAGCAAAGAGGTGACGGTGTTGCTTGAAGGTCTTGCCTTTCCAAATGGGGTGTCAATTAGTAATGATAGCACATTCCTCCTCATTGTAGAGACCACCACTCAAAGAATTTTGAGGTTTTGGCTTCAGGGTTCTAAAGCAGGAGCCCTTGAAGTTTTTGCCCAGCTATCAGGATACCCAGATAACATCAAAAGGAACCTTAGAGGAGAATTTTGGGTAGCTATCGCCATTGGTAGTGAGTCCATCAACGATGTGATAGGAATCTGTTTTAATGAGAATGGTGAGATCACGGAGGTATTAAATGATAATTTTGGAATGATCACTTCACCTCTCAGTGAAGTAGAAGAAAACAATGGGAGTTTATGGTTGGGATCTGTGGTCGCTCCCGATGTAGGCATTTACAGGCTTTAG